Part of the Vicinamibacteria bacterium genome, CCGGCTCGCGCTCGCGAACAGCCAGAACGTTCGTTCGATCCAGCTGACGAGCCGGAAGTCGAAGTTCTGAGGCCCTATGACGTACGGTCCGGCGAGCGTTCCGTACGTCTGGAGATGATAGAAAGCCAGGGGAGCGCTTACACAACCGAAGCCGAGCATCGCGGCCAGCGACCTCTTTCCGAAGTGACGGAAGACCATCACGGCGACGACTCCGGTTGCGATGAGAAGGGGGGGACGGGTGAAAACCGCCAGCCCCAGACATGCACCCACGGCTGCGAGCCTTCGGGCCTGGGAGGTCGTCTCGTCGAGGAATCGCTCCAGCGCCCCGAGGATCCAGAGCTCCCCGGGACCATGCTGCCATAACGCGGTCGAAGAAATGGCCCAGTGGGACGTAGCGAGACCGTAGGCCAACGCGATCTGCCTCGGGGAAAAAGTCGATGAGAGTCGCTGTCCAATACGCAATACGAGCCAAACTGACGCCAACGCAATGAGTAGCGCCGAGAACCTCCCGATCCGGTGCACGAGCTGCTCGCGTGGTAGGTTCGAGAGCTTGGCTGGCGCGAAGAGCGGCCAGGCAACCAGAGCCGGTCCTAGAGGGAAACGGGAGCGGAGCCCCACGGGCGTTTCGACGACGTAGTAAGGAACCCCGTTCGCAAGAAGCTCGGGATAGGCGTCGAGCGAAGTTCCATCGAGGGACGCAATCGACAACGCTGTGTAATCGGTCGGCACCACGTCCCCCGACACCACCTCCCACCGGGAAGAGATGGAGTAGGCGACGAAACAAGCCAAGATCGTCGCTGCGTCACGAGGCGAGCCGAGCGCCGGGAAAATTTTCGCGAGAGCAAGCCCGGAAACGAAGATAGCCAATGCGGGACGAACGAGATTGCGGGAGCTGAACGAAATCCCGGCAATCGTTCCCTCGATCCCTCCCGCATAGACGCAAGCCAGGTACAGAAAGAGCGAAAGACACAGGACCGAGACCAGCGCTGCCCCGGCGACGAGTCGGGGAGCGAGATGGCGAGAATCCATGCGGTCCGGAGCCCAGCGCCGCGAGACTACTTCATGGCGTCGAATGGCGCAAAATCACCGATGGATGCGCCGGGGGGCCAGGGAAGGCTCTGGGGGAGACAAAGCGGGACTGACGCCCCCGGCGAACTGTTTCATCAGCCTGCTGGAAGCTGGCGGACGACCTTAGAGCTCGCGCCGGTCGAACCCGCATCGTCTGGCGGCACCAGCCCCCGTATGAGAGCTCTAAGGTCATCCATATCAAATGGTTTATCGATGAGAGCCGTGGCTCCCAAAAGCTGTGCGTCGTGGTGGAAGTTGGCGCTCCCGAAAGCGGTCATGAGAACGAACGGCGTGGAGGAATCGGTCCGCCTGAACCGCGCCAGCACTTCGAGCCCGCTCGGGCCCGGCATTTTCACGTCCGAGATGATGACGTCCGCGCGTGGCGAGACCGAAAGCCACGAGGCAAGCTCGACTCCGTTGGCCATGGCAACCACCTCGTGACCATCCAGCCCCAGGCTGTAGCCAATGACCGCACGAAGCTCGGAGTCGTCTTCAGCCAGGAGGATCCGTTGCCCGCCGGATGCCGTCCGTTCGTTCCACATGAAAGTCTAAAATGCAAGACCTGTGCCGCGGTTGAATTCACCGCGGACGCGCGGCACGCCGATCGCCTTGTCGCCTTTTGCCACATATCGTCGCTTTTTTTCCCGCTCTGCTGACCGACACTCTCGATATCGTGTAGGGTATGATGGCTCGAGCCGCTCGGTGATGACCGCCGTTCTCGGATTCGCAGTCGTTGTCTCGTCTGCGGTGTGTGCCGACGCGCCGGTTTACACCTATAAGGTCAAGAACGTCTATCCCCACGATCCCGGGGCCTTCACCCAAGGTCTCGTCTATCAGGACGGCGGTTTTTACGAGAGCACCGGCCTGCGCGGACGCTCGTCCTTGCGATTCGTGGATCTGGAGACTGGGAGAGTTCAGAAGAAAGCCTCGCTCCTTCCCATGTTCTTCGGCGAGGGGATCGCGGTGCTGGGCAATCGAATCTACCAGCTGACCTGGACGTCGCAGGTCGGCTTCGTGTACGACAAAGACTCCCTCGAGATCATCCGCGAGTTTCGATACGGGATCGAAGGCTGGGGCATGACCCACGACGGCAAACGCCTGATCGTGAGCGACGGATCCTCGGAGCTCTATTTTTGGGATCCCGACACGCTCGTCGAGACCGGACGGATCACCGTCAAAGATGGAGGCACCCCGGTTCTCAATTTGAACGAGCTCGAGTACATCGAAGGCGAGATCTGGGCCAACATCTGGCAGGATGACCGAATCGTGAGAGTCTCGCCCGAGTCGGGCGATGTGCTCGGATGGATCGACTTGTCGGGACTCCTGTCGCCGGGAGATCGTCGCGGGACGGAAGACGTTTTGAACGGTATCGCCTACGACGCGATTCGGCAGCGCATATTCGTCACGGGCAAACTGTGGCCCAGGCTGTTCGAGATCGAGATCGTGCCGTCGAAACCTTGACGACCCGACCGACCCTGTCGAAGCCCGCGAGGCGGGTCGCCGTCTTCTGCATCATTGCTTTCCTGGCGACGATGTGGCCCGTCTATCCCCTCTTCAGCCGCGTCTTCCCTCTCGTACTCGGCATGCCCTTCTCTCTTTTCTATCTCGTCACGATCAACGTCGCGGTTTTCTGCGTGATGCTCGGCCTGTATCTCTGGGAGAGCGCAACTGGCGAGCTCGATTGATGGATAGCTGGCTCATCGTCTTCCTGGTGACGATCGGCTATCTCGCGGTGTCGCTGACGGTCGGCCTCATGTCGGGCGGGAAGGCGTCGCGGGGCACCGAAGGTTACGTCGCCGGCGATCGCAACCTGGGTTTCGTCCTGCTGTATTTCATCCTCGGGGCCTCGATCTTCAGTGCCTTCGCTTTTCTGGGAGGGCCCGGCTGGGCGTACTCGCGAGGGGCGGCGTCGTTCTACATCATCGCTTACGGCACGGTCGGGCTCCTCCCCTGGTACTTCCTCGGGCCGCGAATCGCTTCGCTGGGAAGGGAGTTCGGCTACGTCACTCAAGCGGAGCTGTTCGCTCACCGCTACCGGAGCACCTTCGTTTCCGCCATCCTCGCGGTCATCAGCTTCATCGCCTTCGTCCCCTACCTCGTACTCCAGATGCAAGGCGCAGGATACGTGTTCTCCGTCGTCACCGAGGGACGGATTCCCGAGTGGGGTGGCGCGGCGATCGCCTACGCCGTGGTGCTGATCTACGTCTTTCGCAGCGGGGTCATGGGCGTTGCCTGGACCAACACGTTTCAGGGCATCCTGATGATGGCGCTCGCCTGGGGCCTCGGCCTGTACCTTCCCTACAAGCTGCATGGGGGCATTGGGCCCATGTTCGAGGAGCTGGCACGTACGGCGCCGGAGATGCTGGCCGCTCCCGGCCTGGACGCCACGGGCAAGGCCTGGACGTGGGGCGGCTTCTCGAGCTCGATCGCGATATCCGTCTTCGGTTTCGGCGTCTGGCCTCACTATTTCATGAAGATCTATACGGCACGGAGCATCCGCACCCTGAAGAAGATGATCGTGTTCTATCCCACCTTTCAAATATTTCTCGTGCCGATCATGTTCATCGGCTTCTCCGGCGTGACGGCTTTTCCCGGGGTCGATCCGCCCGACACGATCCTTCCGACCATCGTGACCTCGATGGAGCTCCCCCCGCTGGTCGTGGGTATGTTCTGTGCCGGAGCGCTCGCGGCTTCGATGTCGTCGGGCGACGCCATCGTACATGCCGCCGCTTCGGTGCTCGTAAAAGACTTCTACCGGAAGCTGAGAAAGGCGCCGCTCGAAGACGAGAAGGAGACGCGCCTCATCCGGATCCTCGTCATCGCCATCGGCGCCCTGGCGTTCTACTTCGCCCTGTTCTCGAGCGCCTCGCTCGTCTTCCTGCTTCTTTTGTCCTACGGCTTCATCGCCCAGATATTCCCACCGCTGATCGCTGCTTTCTTCTGGAGTCGCTCGACGCGACCCGGCGTCATCGCCGGACTGCTGACTGGCTGCGCGGTCACGATTCTGTGGAACCTCGTTCCCGCTCTTCAGTGGCAGGATATCCATCCCGGAATCTGGGGGCTCGCGGCGCACGTTGTTGTATTGATCGCGGTCTCGCTGGGAACGCATCCCATGGACCGGGACCATGTGCGCCAATTCATCGACACGTGATCAGATACTGGGCTTGCGAGACCCTCGGCATACCGAGCTCTGGAGAATGTTTCCTTCCCCGTGGAAGAGTTTTCAGACGTACTCGAGGTTGGGATCGTCTCGGATCTCGGCGACTTCCTGACCGAGGTAGGGCAGTCGGCGGAGACCGTGCCAGCGCCGAATGAGGTGGTACGCGCAGGAGGTCAACAAGCGGGTTTCCTCGACCGCTTCGCGCCAGTCAGCGCCGCGGACCATTTCGACGGTGGCACGGTCCGGCAGCCGTCCGAAGTCCCACGCAGAGCAAAGACGAACGAGGAAGTCGACACGTTCGGCGAGGCTCTCGAGATCAACAGGCGGCTCACGATCGGGATAGAGAGCCCCATCAATCTCGAAGGGCATCCAGGAACTCCTTGACGAACCATTGCCTTAGGATCGCGACTTCTTCCCGTTGTGTAGCATCTTCGATCGCTTCGAGCGGTCGATGGCGGGAGATCCTCTCCAGGTGTGTTTCGATGGCAAGGCGGGCGCGGTGCGCACCGGTGTCGCTTCCTGCCAACTCCTGCCGCCGCCGCCAAAGCCCCCAGCACTCCTCGGCGGTTGCGAGGCTAGCTCGGCAGACCGCGAAGACGTCGCGAAAGTCACGGGGGGCGCCGCGCTCCACAAGAGCCACCATCTTGCTGGCCAAAACGTCAGTCAGGGAATCGAGGGATACATCGACCCATGGGGCAACGCGGGTTGGCTCGAGTTGGGCCGAGCGAGCTGCGATCTGGAAGTTGAAGACCGTCTTTCCCCCTTCACGCAAGTCGATACTCACGACATCGCCCCAGCTGCGTCGCCTGATTTCGCCGTACGGTGCGAGGGCGTCTTCGACGACGGCAAGCACGCGCTCGCGCTCCTCATGTCCTGCGGCCACCGCCCACCAAGCATCCACGTCATGTGTCTCGCGGTAGTCGAGGTAGTGAAGGAGCCCGATCGCGCCGCCGAGCGACAAAAGTTGACCGAGACCTGCCTCCGCCAGGGCTTCGAGCGAGATGCGCGCAAACTCCGATAAGTGCTCGGGTCGCTTCGGCTCCATATGAGCCCTAGCATACCGGAAGTCGGCGGCGGTGCTAGCGAACGTCCATGGACCAGGACTATGTGCGGCAATTCATGAGCGCCTGGTGCACGTGGCAAAAAGCCACGTGCGTGACAATTTTGCCAGGCGCTGCCTGCCCGTGGTCGGCTTTTGCCTGGGATGGAGCCTCTTCCGAGGGGGCATGTGCTTTGCAAAAGAAACGGGCCATGTCCAGCGAACCCACGCCCGGCGCGGACAAAGTGCGGCGCATTTTGCTGGCGGAAGATGACGCTGCGCTTCGCGTTCTTCTGGAGATGAGCCTTCGCGCCGAGGGATACGAAGTCATTCCCGCGGTCGACGGGCTCGAGCTCAGCGCGCTCATTGCCGCGTTTCCGGTCGTCGACCTCGTGATCGCCGACGTTCGCATGCCGGGGCGGAGCGGACTCGACGTCCTGTCGCGGTTTCGGAGTCACGATCTCACGACGCCGTTCGTACTCATTACTTCCTTCGGAAGCGAAGAGCTACACGCCGAGGCGCGTCGTCTGGGCGCGACGGCGGTTTTCGACAAACCTTTCGACCTCGACGAACTGAGGCTGGTCGTCCGCCGCCTGGCTCCGATCGGTGCCATCGGGCCACGTCGGAGCGATCCTGACCTCATCCGTTCCGCCGACAGCCGCCGTCGGCTTCACGATTCCAATGTCTAGCAGGGTGATGGAAATCTCAGCCCACCCTGCGCGAGCGGAGCGTTCGACTTCGCCAAGGCTTCGTCGAAACCTCGCCGAAGCCCGAAGGGCGCAGGCGGGAGCCCGGCGCGCTCGCCGCGCCGTAAGCAGCCCGAGCCGTGGCGGCCGGGCGATCGCGGGTCCCGCCACGGCATTGAGCATTCCCGAGAGGAGAGAACCATGACCAAGATGATCACCGGGATCCTTGCCGTCGCCGTGAGCGGGCTGGCTGCAGCCGGCTGTGGCAACAAGAAGAATGCGGCGATCGGGGGGCCACCGGCCGCCGTTCCCGAACGGACCGCAGCGGCTCGTCCGACACCTGCTCCGGAAAAGCCTACGGCGAACGCGTTCGACGAGGAAAGCTGGTTCCGCACGGCAACTCTGGACGAGCTTCAGAAGAAGCTCTCCGACGTGTACTTCGATTACGACCGGTCCGATCTCAGGGGCGAGGCACGGCAAACGATTCAGAACAACTCAGAGTGGCTCATGAAGCCTTACAACACGGTCCTCATCGAGGTCGAAGGGCACTGCGATGAACGTGGCACACTGGATTACAACCTCGCGCTGGGTGAGCGCCGATCGAGCTCGGTCGCGGATTACCTGATGGGCCTGGGCCTGCCGAGGCACCGGCTTCGAATCGTCAGCTACGGGAAAGAACGCCCGCAATGCACGATGGGCGGCGAAGATTGTTGGCGAAGGAATCGCCGGGCACATTTTCGCATCGCCTCCAAAGGCGTCGGCGATTAGCGGCGCCCCGGAGCGCAGCTCCGCTCGAAGCCGAGCTCGGTCACTCGGGGAGGAGCCTGCCAGAGACGGTCTACCCGCGCGGTCGCTGTTTCAAGCGGTCGCTTCCTTCGGCGCGCGGATCTTCGTCGCGATGAGCCCGACGAGCGAGCCGATGCCCGTAGTCCAGACCCCGACCCAAAGGACGAGCTGGGTCACGACCGCGCCCAACAGGAACTTCATCGAGCTGGACATGGACGCAAACTCTGGAGGAAAGGCGTCGTAGTGCGTCCCCCAGTCACCGAAAATGGCCAGCCCCATGATGAGAATGACGGGGATCCTCGCCGCGAGCCCATAGTAGAACATCGTCTTCACCAGGTTCTTCCACAATGGGCCCGCGAAGCCGGCGAGCTTGTACGCGAAGTACACCCCGAAGATCGGAGCGAGCCAGGTGATACCGATGAGCGCGCCGTTGCCACCGGGCGCCCGACTCGCGAGCCACGCGGGCAAGTTCATGAACTCACCCACGAGACGAAGAAGCGTGACCGCAAGCGTGATGATTGCGGGCACGAGAATGAGCTTCCTGATATCCGGTTTGTCTGCCATGACTCCCTCCTAAAAGAACGTCTAACGCGCTCCCGCGCCTGAATCGGTGGTGGCCAACACCCGTTCGAGCTTGCTCACCTGCTCCTCGAGCTGAGCGGTGAGCTCGTCGTAACGGTCGTAGGCATCTTTGCCGGGCCTCTGGTCGGCCGAATCCAGGTTGCCGTAGAGGTACTCGAGCTGATCGACGATCATCGGGCGCGAATAACGAACCGGAGCGGTTACGAGCTCCTCTTCGATCTGCTCGAGCGTCGTCTTGGTGGCACCCGACGCGGTCTCGAGCGCCTGTGCTAGACGGTGGGCGGCACTCCGGGCGTTCGAGAGCGCATCGCGCGCCTTCAAGGCGAGAACGACCTGGGCTTCGATGTCGGCGTCGCTGACCCGTCCGGCGACCACCACCCGCGGGTCGGTCTTGGCCTGGAACGAGACCGCGTGGCTCCAATCACCGACGCTCAGCCGCGCTCGGTAGGTCCCCGGGGCCACCAGGGGGCCGTCTCGACCCGATCGCTCTTCGTCCTCGTCCCACGGTCCCGCATGACGCAGGTCCCAGACGAAACGGTGAAAACCGGCGCTCTTCGGTAGCTGAGGTGTTCCCACGCGCTCCAAGCTCCACTCCCGCATACTGGCCTCGGCGGGAACGACGTTCTTTTCGCCTTCCGCGCTACTCGAGAACCGGCGAACCAGGGTCCCATCGGCGCTCAGAATCTCGAGAGTCACTTCTCCCGCCGGCTCGCTCGCCAGGTAGTAGTCGATATTTGCGCCCGGCGGCGGGTATTGGGGCTCGTCGGGGGCGGGCTCTTGAAAACGACGCCCACCGTAGCGAAGACGGTAGGGATCCTCGACGCCGAAGAGGTGCACCTCGGCGGAAGCAACTTGGGCATCGATCTCGTGCAGCGGCGTCAGGTCGTATAGGATCCAGAAGCTTCTTCCCATCGTCGATGCCACGAGATCCTTGTCCACGATCTTGATATCGGTGACGGGCGTCACCGGAAGATTGAGCTGCATCGATTGCCATCTGGCCCCGTCGTCGAAAGACACGAACATCCCGAACTCCGTTCCCGCATAGAGCAGCCCTTCCCGATCGGGATCCTCGCGGACGACGCGAACGGGATGGTCACTGGGTATACCGTTCTCGCCGGTCGTGATGCGCGTCCAGCTCTCGCCGTAGTCCTCGGTCTTGTACACATGCGGCTCGAAGTCGCCGAGCTGGTATCGGAGAATCGACGCATAGGCCTTGGCGCGCTCGTGCGGCGAAACTTCGATGGTCTGGACCCGGCCGTAGGGCCCCAGTCCCGGCGGAGTAACGTCTTTCCAGGTCTTCCCGTCG contains:
- a CDS encoding response regulator, with the protein product MSSEPTPGADKVRRILLAEDDAALRVLLEMSLRAEGYEVIPAVDGLELSALIAAFPVVDLVIADVRMPGRSGLDVLSRFRSHDLTTPFVLITSFGSEELHAEARRLGATAVFDKPFDLDELRLVVRRLAPIGAIGPRRSDPDLIRSADSRRRLHDSNV
- a CDS encoding glutaminyl-peptide cyclotransferase; translated protein: MTAVLGFAVVVSSAVCADAPVYTYKVKNVYPHDPGAFTQGLVYQDGGFYESTGLRGRSSLRFVDLETGRVQKKASLLPMFFGEGIAVLGNRIYQLTWTSQVGFVYDKDSLEIIREFRYGIEGWGMTHDGKRLIVSDGSSELYFWDPDTLVETGRITVKDGGTPVLNLNELEYIEGEIWANIWQDDRIVRVSPESGDVLGWIDLSGLLSPGDRRGTEDVLNGIAYDAIRQRIFVTGKLWPRLFEIEIVPSKP
- a CDS encoding sodium:solute symporter family protein translates to MDSWLIVFLVTIGYLAVSLTVGLMSGGKASRGTEGYVAGDRNLGFVLLYFILGASIFSAFAFLGGPGWAYSRGAASFYIIAYGTVGLLPWYFLGPRIASLGREFGYVTQAELFAHRYRSTFVSAILAVISFIAFVPYLVLQMQGAGYVFSVVTEGRIPEWGGAAIAYAVVLIYVFRSGVMGVAWTNTFQGILMMALAWGLGLYLPYKLHGGIGPMFEELARTAPEMLAAPGLDATGKAWTWGGFSSSIAISVFGFGVWPHYFMKIYTARSIRTLKKMIVFYPTFQIFLVPIMFIGFSGVTAFPGVDPPDTILPTIVTSMELPPLVVGMFCAGALAASMSSGDAIVHAAASVLVKDFYRKLRKAPLEDEKETRLIRILVIAIGALAFYFALFSSASLVFLLLLSYGFIAQIFPPLIAAFFWSRSTRPGVIAGLLTGCAVTILWNLVPALQWQDIHPGIWGLAAHVVVLIAVSLGTHPMDRDHVRQFIDT
- a CDS encoding nucleotidyl transferase AbiEii/AbiGii toxin family protein, which gives rise to MEPKRPEHLSEFARISLEALAEAGLGQLLSLGGAIGLLHYLDYRETHDVDAWWAVAAGHEERERVLAVVEDALAPYGEIRRRSWGDVVSIDLREGGKTVFNFQIAARSAQLEPTRVAPWVDVSLDSLTDVLASKMVALVERGAPRDFRDVFAVCRASLATAEECWGLWRRRQELAGSDTGAHRARLAIETHLERISRHRPLEAIEDATQREEVAILRQWFVKEFLDALRD
- a CDS encoding OmpA family protein encodes the protein MTKMITGILAVAVSGLAAAGCGNKKNAAIGGPPAAVPERTAAARPTPAPEKPTANAFDEESWFRTATLDELQKKLSDVYFDYDRSDLRGEARQTIQNNSEWLMKPYNTVLIEVEGHCDERGTLDYNLALGERRSSSVADYLMGLGLPRHRLRIVSYGKERPQCTMGGEDCWRRNRRAHFRIASKGVGD
- a CDS encoding response regulator; translated protein: MWNERTASGGQRILLAEDDSELRAVIGYSLGLDGHEVVAMANGVELASWLSVSPRADVIISDVKMPGPSGLEVLARFRRTDSSTPFVLMTAFGSANFHHDAQLLGATALIDKPFDMDDLRALIRGLVPPDDAGSTGASSKVVRQLPAG